In one window of Streptomyces sp. NBC_00193 DNA:
- a CDS encoding VCBS repeat-containing protein, with translation MPATGAPQAGSWRRHPKGSLYYSLSVHPVVATGEGGVVMATNQSVDHFTADGKRSTDSVATDPYSVQASGRFAAYVRGSGPKPRPVEVVDLDRRKHVGPVPVPDGVFSLSGHWLWREKSNGTVEAVDARTGAVVRTHTVANCDIKALEAWGSSVYWKCDAKAGVYDTSSKAKVALPEHNDARLGNGFVAWEKDGVLHSTGTVQLTGGSAAYRDLTGKDGFGDLATLDSAGVLAFHGGDGKGGLTRTRATGAGWPATSTAVPFGDMNGDRCNDVLVRNSAGTLRLYQPACGSGVPASLGSKSLGSGFDAYDVLTSAGDLTGDGRADLLARESATGYLYLFAQDAGAVFKPRVKLPGGWKAYKQVVGAGDLNGDGHGDLLTVDAANTLWRIDGVGNGTFRARVQVNEAGWADGRVQFIGVGDISGEGKADVVSRNKAGELLRNSGDGKGGLLATTKIASGFGGYKGLF, from the coding sequence ATGCCCGCCACCGGCGCTCCGCAGGCCGGCAGCTGGCGTCGCCACCCGAAGGGCAGCCTCTACTACAGCCTTTCCGTCCACCCCGTGGTGGCCACGGGGGAAGGTGGCGTGGTGATGGCGACCAACCAGTCGGTCGACCACTTCACCGCGGACGGGAAGCGGTCGACGGACAGCGTCGCGACCGACCCCTACTCCGTGCAGGCGTCGGGCCGCTTCGCGGCGTACGTACGGGGATCGGGGCCGAAGCCGCGGCCGGTGGAGGTCGTCGACCTGGACCGACGCAAGCACGTCGGCCCCGTCCCGGTGCCCGACGGTGTCTTCTCACTGTCCGGGCACTGGCTGTGGCGGGAGAAGTCCAACGGCACCGTTGAAGCGGTGGATGCGCGGACCGGCGCCGTGGTGCGCACGCACACGGTCGCGAACTGCGACATCAAGGCCCTGGAGGCGTGGGGCAGCTCCGTCTACTGGAAGTGCGACGCGAAGGCGGGCGTCTACGACACTTCCTCGAAGGCCAAGGTGGCGCTCCCGGAGCACAACGACGCCCGTCTGGGCAACGGCTTCGTGGCATGGGAGAAGGACGGCGTCCTGCACTCCACCGGAACGGTGCAGCTCACCGGTGGCAGCGCGGCCTACCGTGACCTGACGGGCAAGGACGGGTTCGGTGATCTGGCGACGCTGGACTCCGCGGGTGTGCTGGCCTTTCACGGGGGCGACGGCAAGGGCGGTCTGACCAGGACGAGGGCGACCGGTGCCGGATGGCCGGCCACGTCTACGGCCGTACCGTTCGGGGACATGAACGGCGACCGGTGCAACGACGTCCTGGTACGGAACTCGGCCGGCACGCTGCGCCTGTACCAGCCGGCCTGCGGGTCGGGGGTGCCGGCCTCGCTGGGCTCGAAGTCGCTGGGCAGTGGCTTCGACGCGTACGACGTCCTGACCTCGGCCGGTGACCTCACCGGCGACGGGCGGGCGGACCTGCTCGCACGGGAGAGCGCGACCGGGTACCTCTACCTTTTCGCGCAGGACGCGGGTGCGGTGTTCAAGCCGCGGGTCAAGCTCCCCGGGGGCTGGAAGGCGTACAAGCAGGTCGTCGGGGCCGGTGATCTCAACGGCGACGGTCACGGGGATCTGCTGACCGTGGACGCGGCAAACACCCTGTGGCGGATCGACGGGGTCGGCAACGGCACCTTCAGGGCGCGGGTGCAGGTCAACGAGGCCGGCTGGGCCGACGGCCGGGTGCAGTTCATCGGCGTCGGCGACATCAGCGGCGAGGGCAAGGCCGACGTCGTATCCCGGAACAAGGCGGGCGAGCTGCTGCGGAACAGCGGCGACGGCAAGGGCGGTCTGCTGGCGACCACGAAGATCGCCAGCGGGTTCGGCGGCTACAAGGGTCTCTTCTAA
- a CDS encoding ankyrin repeat domain-containing protein, which yields MLHLSSEDPLAVAVTAAIRGGDLDGLRRLLAAHPGLAGSRIVKRGEAAGERSLLHLAVDWPGHYPRTAEVIRTLVAAGADPGARFVGAHRETPPHWAASNDDVTAIDALVEAGADLEAPGSVLGGGAPLADASGFGQWRAARRLLELGARPTLQDAATLGLLTAVEDSVEAGADQDEITSAFWGACHGGQLSTAQYLLSQGADINWIGHGGRTPLDMALTSEDNPLIDWLTSAGARTREEILNG from the coding sequence ATGCTCCATCTCTCATCGGAGGACCCGCTCGCCGTAGCCGTCACGGCCGCGATCCGGGGCGGCGACCTGGACGGACTCCGGCGCCTGCTGGCCGCGCACCCCGGGCTGGCGGGGAGCAGGATCGTGAAGCGGGGCGAGGCGGCGGGGGAGCGGAGCCTGCTCCACCTCGCCGTGGACTGGCCCGGCCACTACCCGCGGACCGCGGAGGTGATCCGCACCCTCGTCGCCGCCGGAGCCGATCCCGGAGCCCGCTTCGTCGGCGCGCACCGGGAAACCCCGCCGCACTGGGCCGCGAGCAACGACGACGTCACCGCGATCGACGCCCTGGTCGAAGCCGGGGCCGACCTCGAGGCCCCGGGCTCGGTCCTGGGCGGCGGCGCCCCCCTGGCCGACGCGAGCGGCTTCGGCCAATGGAGGGCGGCGCGCAGACTCCTCGAACTCGGAGCCCGCCCCACCCTCCAGGACGCGGCCACCCTGGGACTCCTCACCGCGGTCGAGGACTCCGTAGAGGCGGGGGCGGATCAGGATGAGATCACCAGCGCCTTCTGGGGGGCGTGCCACGGGGGCCAACTGTCCACGGCGCAATACTTGTTGTCTCAAGGAGCGGACATCAACTGGATCGGCCACGGCGGCCGGACCCCACTCGACATGGCCCTGACCAGCGAAGACAATCCGCTCATCGACTGGCTCACATCGGCGGGCGCCCGCACGCGGGAAGAAATTCTCAATGGGTGA
- a CDS encoding glycoside hydrolase family 18 protein translates to MRRSMLGRLAVAACSLSLLTAFAPAHDGSGHEDSGHGRSYKKVGYFTQWGVYGRDFQVQDLEKNGSASKLTHINYAFGNISADGKCFTGNIPGEADAWADYVRPLDAENSVDGVADDWVQPLAGNFNQLRELKAKHPNLKVLISLGGWSWSTHFSDAALTPASRKALVSSCIDLYIKGNLPQDGSRGGAGSAAGLFDGIDLDWEWPGSSGDTDTTYRPEDKKNFTALVSEFRTQLDDYARSQKRKAKYELSAFVPTAPAKIDAGFDVRRIMRDLDFVTLQGYDFHVSGEATTAQQSALYARNDFSVDATVDAWERRGAPAHKLVMGMPFYGQGWTGVSGGGDGMGQPATGPAPAKWASGYADYKELKELAASGTYKLHRDRRNGSAWLFDGTTLWTYDDPQVLRTKTRYIREEGLGGAMFWSLDADTDDGELMTAVDEGLRGRH, encoded by the coding sequence ATGCGCCGCAGCATGCTCGGCAGGCTGGCAGTCGCCGCCTGCTCCCTCTCCCTGCTGACCGCCTTCGCCCCCGCCCACGACGGCTCCGGCCACGAGGACTCCGGGCACGGCCGCTCGTACAAGAAGGTCGGCTACTTCACCCAATGGGGCGTCTACGGACGGGACTTCCAGGTCCAGGACCTGGAGAAGAACGGCAGCGCGAGCAAGCTCACGCACATCAACTACGCCTTCGGCAACATCAGCGCGGACGGCAAGTGCTTCACCGGCAACATCCCCGGTGAGGCCGACGCCTGGGCCGACTACGTCCGCCCCCTGGACGCCGAGAACTCGGTGGACGGCGTCGCCGACGACTGGGTGCAGCCGCTCGCCGGCAACTTCAACCAGCTCCGCGAGCTCAAGGCCAAGCACCCGAACCTCAAGGTGCTGATCTCGCTGGGCGGTTGGAGCTGGTCCACGCACTTCTCGGACGCCGCGCTCACCCCGGCCTCTCGCAAGGCCCTCGTCTCCTCCTGCATCGACCTGTACATCAAGGGCAACCTCCCGCAGGACGGCAGCCGCGGCGGCGCCGGTTCGGCCGCCGGCCTCTTCGACGGGATCGACCTCGACTGGGAGTGGCCCGGCTCCTCGGGCGACACCGACACCACCTACCGCCCCGAGGACAAGAAGAACTTCACCGCGCTGGTGAGCGAGTTCCGCACGCAGCTCGACGACTACGCCCGCAGCCAGAAGCGGAAGGCGAAGTACGAGCTGTCCGCGTTCGTCCCGACCGCCCCAGCCAAGATCGACGCGGGCTTCGACGTCCGCCGGATCATGCGCGACCTGGACTTCGTGACCCTCCAGGGCTACGACTTCCACGTCTCCGGCGAGGCCACCACCGCCCAGCAGTCCGCGCTGTACGCACGGAACGACTTCAGCGTCGACGCCACCGTGGACGCCTGGGAGCGGCGCGGCGCACCCGCGCACAAGCTCGTGATGGGCATGCCGTTCTACGGGCAGGGCTGGACCGGAGTCAGCGGCGGCGGGGACGGCATGGGGCAGCCCGCGACGGGTCCGGCTCCGGCCAAGTGGGCTTCCGGGTACGCGGATTACAAGGAGCTCAAGGAGCTCGCGGCGTCCGGTACGTACAAGCTCCACCGCGACCGCCGCAACGGCAGTGCCTGGCTGTTCGACGGCACCACCCTGTGGACGTACGACGACCCGCAGGTGCTGCGCACCAAGACCCGCTACATCCGCGAAGAGGGCCTCGGCGGCGCGATGTTCTGGTCGCTGGACGCGGACACAGACGACGGTGAGCTGATGACCGCGGTCGACGAGGGCCTGCGCGGACGCCACTGA
- a CDS encoding serpin family protein, with product MKTQTVRAVNALTSHWAGHAADGTGTVFTAAGVWPLLALLADGAAGPARTELEQALGIPADTAAEAARELLTAMDAVRGLRAATGFWAARDLLLEEAWSALLPAGTRGALTGDADTDRKALDAWAAERTDGLIERMPIPVDEETRFVLASALTLRTRWIQPFEAWTTEIDEGPWAGQEVQGLSRSTTLLDRVRVARAPGGPVTLLEVVGDGGVDVHLVLGEPQATPGRTLQAGIAAVTRAIPSTDASLLPEGNPGPGLRIGSVLSERREHRLNVSTVAFEVTAAHDLLDPAALFGLQSASDTRTGHFPGISGEPLAVGTARQSAVARFHSEGFEAAAVTAIGVAAGCAMPRLRYRVRQAQVAFHRPFGFLAVHRTSRLVLAAGWVADALPPEEWDHEAEEAEAWAKLDAEERD from the coding sequence ATGAAGACGCAGACGGTACGAGCGGTCAACGCGCTCACCTCCCACTGGGCCGGGCACGCGGCGGACGGAACAGGCACGGTGTTCACCGCCGCCGGGGTCTGGCCGCTGCTGGCCCTGCTCGCCGACGGCGCCGCGGGCCCCGCCCGCACCGAGCTGGAGCAAGCCCTCGGCATACCCGCCGACACGGCGGCCGAGGCCGCCCGGGAGCTGCTGACCGCCATGGACGCCGTACGGGGCCTGCGCGCCGCCACCGGCTTCTGGGCCGCGCGGGACCTCCTCCTGGAGGAGGCGTGGTCGGCCCTGCTCCCCGCAGGGACCCGGGGCGCCCTCACCGGCGACGCGGACACCGACCGCAAGGCCCTGGACGCCTGGGCGGCCGAACGCACCGACGGCCTCATCGAGCGGATGCCGATCCCCGTCGACGAGGAGACGCGCTTCGTGCTCGCCTCCGCCCTCACCCTGCGCACGCGATGGATCCAGCCCTTCGAGGCCTGGACGACCGAGATCGACGAAGGCCCCTGGGCGGGGCAGGAGGTGCAGGGCCTGAGCCGCAGTACGACCCTCCTCGACCGGGTCCGCGTGGCCCGGGCGCCCGGCGGCCCGGTGACCCTGCTGGAGGTGGTGGGCGACGGCGGGGTCGACGTCCACCTCGTCCTGGGCGAGCCGCAGGCCACGCCGGGCCGGACCCTCCAGGCGGGCATCGCGGCCGTCACCCGGGCGATCCCGTCCACGGACGCGAGCCTGCTGCCCGAGGGGAACCCGGGACCGGGACTGCGCATCGGGAGCGTCCTCTCGGAACGCCGTGAACACCGGCTGAACGTCAGCACGGTGGCCTTCGAGGTGACGGCGGCCCACGATCTCCTCGACCCCGCCGCGCTGTTCGGCTTGCAGAGCGCCTCCGACACCCGGACCGGCCACTTCCCCGGCATCAGCGGCGAGCCGCTCGCCGTCGGCACCGCCCGGCAGTCGGCCGTGGCGCGCTTCCACTCCGAGGGCTTCGAAGCCGCCGCCGTGACGGCGATCGGGGTTGCCGCCGGCTGCGCGATGCCCCGGCTGAGGTACCGCGTCCGACAGGCCCAGGTCGCCTTCCACCGCCCCTTCGGCTTCCTCGCCGTCCATCGGACCTCGCGCCTGGTGCTCGCCGCGGGCTGGGTGGCGGACGCCCTCCCGCCCGAGGAGTGGGATCACGAGGCGGAGGAGGCGGAGGCCTGGGCGAAGCTCGATGCCGAGGAACGGGATTGA
- a CDS encoding serpin family protein, with protein MDNSTVEAVNRLTARWAARWSARSADAAVGTVFTAAGLWPLLALLADGADGQARTELAEALGIPADSAAEAARELLTALDGVRGLRAAAGLWARRDLPLEAAWAARLPAGTRSVLTGDEDTDRKALDAWAAERTDGLIEQMPVEVGPHVELVLASALALHLTWERPFSERPVQPSQGPWSGRSLRGLTVSHAFPERIRVARGPSGPVTLLHVPGASGARGADVHLLLGEPGAAPGEVLTTGIAEVTGALASSTARELPDGEAGPGLSLRTVESTSPDPVARIGTVAFDIRAEHDLLEHAESFGLVSAASAAAAPGYFPGISSVPLAVRSARQSAVARFHAEGFEAAAVTAVGMFRGAARTRSYRVRQAEFEVDRPFGFLAVDRESGLVLFAGWVTDPATLT; from the coding sequence ATGGACAACTCGACGGTGGAGGCGGTCAACCGCCTGACGGCACGGTGGGCGGCACGATGGTCGGCGCGGTCCGCGGACGCGGCCGTAGGCACGGTGTTCACGGCGGCCGGGCTCTGGCCGCTGCTGGCCCTGCTCGCGGACGGCGCCGACGGGCAGGCCCGTACCGAGCTGGCGGAAGCCCTCGGCATACCCGCCGACTCGGCGGCGGAAGCAGCCCGGGAGCTGCTGACCGCGCTGGACGGCGTACGGGGCCTGCGCGCCGCCGCCGGCCTGTGGGCGCGGCGGGACCTCCCGCTGGAGGCGGCCTGGGCGGCCCGGCTCCCCGCCGGGACCCGGTCCGTCCTGACCGGCGACGAGGACACCGACCGCAAGGCCCTGGACGCCTGGGCGGCCGAACGCACCGACGGCCTCATCGAGCAGATGCCGGTCGAGGTGGGCCCGCACGTCGAGCTGGTCCTCGCCTCCGCGCTCGCGCTGCACCTGACCTGGGAGCGACCCTTCTCCGAGCGGCCGGTGCAGCCGTCGCAGGGCCCGTGGAGCGGGCGCTCCCTGCGCGGGCTGACCGTCAGCCACGCCTTCCCCGAGCGGATCCGGGTGGCCCGCGGGCCCTCCGGACCGGTGACCCTGCTTCACGTACCGGGCGCGTCCGGTGCCCGCGGTGCGGACGTGCACCTGCTGCTCGGTGAGCCCGGGGCCGCGCCCGGGGAGGTCCTGACGACCGGGATCGCCGAGGTCACCGGCGCGCTCGCCTCCTCGACCGCGAGGGAGCTTCCCGACGGCGAAGCGGGGCCCGGGCTGTCGCTGCGCACGGTGGAGTCGACCAGCCCCGACCCCGTGGCCCGGATCGGCACGGTGGCCTTCGACATCCGCGCCGAGCACGATCTGCTGGAGCACGCCGAGTCGTTCGGGCTCGTCTCCGCGGCCTCCGCAGCCGCCGCCCCCGGCTACTTCCCCGGCATCTCCTCCGTCCCGCTCGCGGTCCGCTCCGCCCGCCAGTCGGCCGTGGCCCGCTTCCACGCGGAGGGGTTCGAGGCCGCGGCCGTCACCGCCGTCGGCATGTTCCGCGGGGCCGCGAGGACCCGGTCGTACCGGGTCCGACAGGCCGAGTTCGAGGTGGACCGGCCCTTCGGCTTCCTCGCCGTCGACCGGGAGTCCGGTCTCGTGCTGTTCGCGGGCTGGGTCACCGACCCCGCTACCCTCACCTGA
- a CDS encoding aldo/keto reductase: MTSDKINAVDSGTWLLGDLPVRRIGFGAMRLTHLADGSPSDRDRVTGVLRRAVELGVNHIDTAAFYFSATRSANELINRALAPYADELVITTKVGPGRDAAGEWWWATPEQLRGQVEENLRQLGRDHLDVVNLRAPRQATTGSIAEHFGALAELRTAGLIRHLGVSNVRPDHLAEAQAIAPVVCVQNAYGIGSPAEEHAFLDACGEQGIAFVPFFAIAGAGKEAGGVTEEGPAVRDLARAHGVSPAQLRLAWTLSRGGHVLAIPGTGNPEHLDENVAAGALRLSAEDTALLAAG, encoded by the coding sequence ATGACTTCCGACAAGATCAACGCCGTCGACTCCGGCACCTGGCTCCTCGGCGACCTCCCGGTCCGCCGCATCGGGTTCGGCGCGATGCGCCTCACGCACCTCGCCGACGGCTCCCCCAGCGACCGCGACCGGGTGACCGGGGTGCTGAGGCGGGCCGTCGAACTGGGCGTCAACCACATCGACACGGCCGCCTTCTACTTCTCCGCGACCCGCTCCGCCAACGAGCTCATCAACCGGGCCCTCGCCCCGTACGCCGACGAGCTGGTCATCACCACCAAGGTGGGGCCGGGCCGCGATGCCGCCGGCGAGTGGTGGTGGGCCACGCCCGAGCAGCTGCGCGGACAGGTCGAGGAGAACCTGCGCCAGCTCGGCCGCGACCACCTGGACGTCGTCAACCTGCGCGCCCCCCGCCAGGCGACGACCGGTTCGATCGCCGAGCACTTCGGGGCGCTCGCCGAGCTGCGCACGGCCGGACTGATCCGGCACCTCGGCGTGTCCAACGTACGGCCGGACCACCTCGCCGAGGCGCAGGCCATCGCTCCCGTGGTCTGCGTACAGAACGCGTACGGGATCGGTTCGCCGGCCGAGGAGCACGCGTTCCTCGACGCGTGCGGCGAGCAGGGCATCGCCTTCGTCCCCTTCTTCGCGATCGCGGGTGCGGGCAAGGAGGCCGGAGGGGTGACCGAGGAGGGCCCGGCGGTACGCGATCTCGCGCGGGCCCACGGCGTGTCCCCGGCCCAGCTCCGCCTGGCGTGGACCCTGAGCCGGGGCGGGCACGTCCTCGCCATCCCGGGCACCGGGAACCCGGAGCACCTGGACGAGAACGTGGCCGCCGGCGCGCTGCGGCTGTCGGCAGAGGACACCGCACTGCTCGCAGCCGGGTAG
- a CDS encoding PfkB family carbohydrate kinase produces MTGAGNTSRSTSVPQGYDVLVLGEVLVEIHAETALRDAADGTPARVSFSGDALNAAAAAVAAGARTALLAVVGDDELSVPLLARAAGLGVDVSHVRRSPRPNGAYLLCADTEGDRAFVYWRTGSAGSTLSVEHVESWRELLTGSKALITSGITGALSPSSREAVLLAARTAHEAGGHLSYDPNFRSRLTSRGEARTLLARIAPLAGLLKTSCPADALALVGTDDPAEAAARYRALGARTVAVTAGADRLLLDDGTQPAYLPVPVNPDPVDATGAGDCFTGTATARLALGDTLADAVAHAMAAASLSVSGRGGTGRIPDFTETAALVAAHRAHLRGTGPART; encoded by the coding sequence GTGACCGGGGCCGGGAACACGAGCCGGAGCACGTCCGTCCCGCAGGGATACGACGTCCTCGTCCTCGGCGAGGTCCTCGTCGAGATCCACGCCGAGACGGCCCTGCGGGACGCCGCCGACGGCACCCCCGCCCGCGTCTCCTTCTCCGGGGACGCCCTGAACGCCGCGGCCGCCGCCGTCGCAGCCGGAGCCCGCACCGCCCTGCTCGCCGTCGTCGGAGACGACGAGCTGAGCGTCCCGCTGCTGGCCCGCGCCGCCGGACTCGGCGTGGACGTCTCCCACGTACGCCGCTCCCCGCGCCCGAACGGCGCCTACCTGCTCTGCGCCGACACCGAGGGCGACCGCGCGTTCGTGTACTGGCGCACCGGCAGCGCCGGCTCCACCCTCTCCGTGGAACACGTCGAGTCCTGGCGGGAGTTGCTGACGGGCTCCAAGGCCCTCATCACCAGCGGCATCACCGGCGCCCTCTCGCCGAGCAGCCGCGAAGCCGTCCTGCTCGCGGCCCGGACCGCGCACGAGGCCGGCGGGCACCTCTCCTACGACCCCAACTTCCGCTCCCGGCTCACCAGTCGGGGCGAAGCGCGCACCCTCCTGGCCCGCATCGCCCCGCTGGCCGGGCTGCTGAAGACCTCCTGCCCGGCCGACGCGCTGGCCCTGGTCGGCACCGACGACCCGGCCGAGGCCGCCGCCCGCTACCGGGCCCTGGGCGCCCGTACCGTCGCCGTCACCGCGGGCGCCGACCGGCTGCTGCTGGACGACGGCACGCAGCCGGCGTACCTGCCCGTCCCGGTCAACCCCGACCCGGTCGACGCGACCGGCGCCGGGGACTGCTTCACCGGCACCGCCACCGCCCGGCTCGCGCTGGGCGACACCCTCGCGGACGCCGTCGCCCACGCGATGGCAGCCGCCTCCCTCTCCGTGTCCGGCCGCGGCGGCACCGGACGCATCCCCGATTTCACCGAGACGGCAGCCCTGGTAGCCGCGCACCGCGCACACCTCCGCGGCACAGGACCGGCGAGGACATGA
- a CDS encoding bifunctional 4-hydroxy-2-oxoglutarate aldolase/2-dehydro-3-deoxy-phosphogluconate aldolase, which yields MSCHPYAAITAQRLLPVLRNADADEAVRHTTALLAAGCRAVELTTSTPGWAEAVARTVPLTDAQGRPALIGVGTVTTALAARTALDAGAAFLVSPYPAPEVREVAEERGAVFIEGGFTPGEIASAVRSAGAAKVFPAHVGGPQFIRSLKAVLPEALIIPTGGIAPGEVRDWLAAGAAAVGIGSGLPADPGELAAVFADLAQPCCGDCAGTERRP from the coding sequence TTGTCCTGTCACCCGTACGCGGCCATCACCGCGCAGCGACTGCTGCCGGTCCTGCGCAACGCCGACGCGGACGAGGCCGTCCGCCACACCACCGCCCTGCTCGCCGCAGGCTGCCGCGCCGTCGAACTCACCACCTCCACCCCCGGCTGGGCCGAGGCCGTGGCCCGCACCGTGCCGCTCACCGACGCGCAGGGGCGGCCCGCCCTCATCGGCGTCGGCACCGTCACCACCGCCCTGGCCGCGCGGACCGCGCTCGACGCGGGCGCCGCCTTCCTCGTCTCGCCCTACCCGGCCCCCGAGGTCCGCGAGGTCGCCGAGGAGCGCGGGGCCGTCTTCATCGAGGGCGGCTTCACCCCGGGGGAGATCGCCTCGGCCGTACGGTCCGCCGGCGCGGCGAAGGTGTTCCCGGCCCACGTGGGCGGCCCGCAGTTCATCCGCTCCCTCAAGGCCGTGCTCCCCGAGGCCCTCATCATCCCGACCGGCGGGATCGCGCCCGGCGAGGTCCGCGACTGGCTCGCCGCCGGGGCCGCCGCCGTCGGGATAGGCAGCGGCCTGCCCGCCGACCCGGGCGAACTGGCCGCCGTCTTCGCCGACCTCGCCCAGCCCTGCTGCGGCGACTGCGCGGGCACGGAGCGGCGTCCGTGA
- a CDS encoding IclR family transcriptional regulator: MDGRPENAEADGTARGGRTSAAGTALEKSMRILEAVAAPGGPHRLTDVMAAAAVPKSSTFRILASLIEQGFVRSEGESRYGVGPRLRALSALVAGGEPASIERILRELQEATGQAVHLALHSGETITYIRKLESEQPFQTASRVGMRMPLHTTAIGKSILAHLPGAEARELVASAGLPRRTPNTLTTPQDLEAELAAVRERGFALDDEENEATIRCIGAAILDTGGRPIGGVSITTVTFLVSRTEIEAYAPALLAATRALAPLL, encoded by the coding sequence ATGGATGGACGGCCCGAGAACGCAGAAGCCGATGGCACGGCACGCGGCGGCCGGACCTCCGCCGCGGGTACGGCGCTGGAGAAGTCGATGCGGATCCTGGAGGCCGTGGCCGCGCCCGGCGGCCCGCACCGGCTCACCGATGTCATGGCGGCGGCGGCCGTGCCGAAGTCGAGCACCTTCCGCATCCTGGCCTCGCTGATCGAGCAGGGCTTCGTACGCTCCGAGGGCGAGAGCCGCTACGGCGTCGGCCCCCGGCTGCGCGCGCTGTCCGCCCTGGTCGCCGGCGGGGAGCCGGCCAGCATCGAGCGGATCCTGCGGGAACTGCAGGAGGCCACCGGGCAGGCGGTCCATCTCGCCCTGCACAGCGGGGAGACCATCACCTACATCCGGAAGCTGGAGAGCGAGCAGCCCTTCCAGACCGCCTCGCGGGTCGGCATGCGGATGCCGCTGCACACGACCGCGATCGGCAAGAGCATCCTGGCCCACCTGCCCGGGGCGGAGGCCCGCGAGCTGGTCGCCTCGGCCGGGCTGCCGCGCCGTACGCCGAACACGCTCACGACGCCGCAGGACCTGGAGGCGGAGCTGGCGGCCGTACGGGAGCGGGGGTTCGCCCTGGACGACGAGGAGAACGAGGCGACCATCCGCTGCATCGGCGCCGCGATCCTCGACACCGGGGGCCGCCCGATCGGCGGCGTCAGCATCACCACCGTCACATTCCTGGTCTCCCGCACGGAGATCGAGGCCTACGCACCCGCCCTGCTCGCGGCCACCCGGGCACTGGCCCCGCTGCTGTAG